The following are from one region of the Aspergillus chevalieri M1 DNA, chromosome 1, nearly complete sequence genome:
- a CDS encoding uncharacterized protein (SECRETED:SignalP(1-18)), which yields MRVSAVICTLTTAGFVAALPVAPGVNRDATRDSLLPRGIDSQNSANPNSLHSLGSAVPGNIHARNSPPKTDPKKWKSDHKHDTDDEDDTDREHDTDGEDDTDGEYDTDDEDDADRKGHRGSEPHGNERNDKRNNDKNQHGKGNDNGNNHHRNGNENGHGNGNGNGDGHHDERDNDNAHHGRDNGNGNVNGNGHGNGGN from the exons ATGAGAGTGTCTGCCGTCATCTGTACTCTGACCACTGCTGGCTTTGTCGCGGCTTTACCAGTCGCTCCTG GTGTCAACCGTGATGCAACTCGGGATTCGCTTTTGCCAAGGGGAATAGACTCTCAGAATTCGGCTAACCCAAATAGCCTTCACTCTCTGGGTTCCGCCGTTCCGGGAAACATCCATGCTCGGAATAGCCCCCCGAAAACTGATCCCAAGAAGTGGAAAAGCGATCACAAACACGAcaccgatgatgaagacgataCCGACAGAGAGCACGACACCGATGGTGAAGACGATACCGACGGAGAGTACGACAccgatgacgaagacgatgCTGATCGCAAGGGCCATCGCGGCAGTGAGCCCCACGGGAACGAACGCAATGACAAGAGGAATAATGACAAAAACCAGCACGGAAAGGGCAATGACAATGGCAACAATCACCACCGTAACGGCAACGAAAATGGCCACGGTAATGGAAATGGAAATGGAGATGGACACCATGACGAGAGGGACAATGACAACGCCCATCATGGAAGAGACAACGGCAACGGCAATGTAAATGGCAACGGTCACGGCAATGGAGGTAACTAA
- a CDS encoding synembryn (COG:S;~EggNog:ENOG410PJDY;~InterPro:IPR016024,IPR019318;~PFAM:PF10165) has product MMQFGMLQGAAKLQKVTELLATLEKDLKEGTLTTQQRVQTLLELRQHGTNPRDADPIYSKDGLEVLMKYGVDGEIADVRRSALRCVANALLLNPNMGQVFVDTGYASRLAEGLKCDASDDEMMASRILAFSSNRTTMDVEKLVSEHALGTNLNYQVSRHAAQFPESGKAALSQMDQLALTDTLKLIYLIVSRNAKLAETFSPSLPLMFTILSRADIPAKPLDEVVGQLINCISALDNSRGKVKQLEDSILFPAANENAIADKLIKILDKTMSAYSPAELEPRAIPLLYTLAVICERAPDGPREHMKQLLLPESEDRSQPIGQSDTLPSKLLKTTKTPYSQLRMLIFELMFVLSDRDAEMLTKNIGYGYAAGFLATRGIEVPKMGGEGESGGLNPEINPITGQKWSAEPQDTGPPMTREEKEREAERLFVLFERARANGILNVENPVRLAQQEGRFEELSDSDTE; this is encoded by the exons ATGATGCAATTTGGGATGCTGCAAGGCGCAG CCAAGCTGCAGAAAGTTACTGAGCTACTGGCGACTCTCGAAAAGGACTTGAAGGAGGGCACTTTGACAACTCAAC AAAGAGTGCAGACTCTCCTAGAGCTACGGCAACATGGCACAAATCCCAGAGATGCTGATCCTATATATTCCAAGGAT GGCTTAGAAGTTCTGATGAAATACGGCGTGGACGGAGAAATCGCTGATGTTCGTCGATCTGCTTTGCGCTGCGTCGCGAATGCTCTGTTGTTGAACCCGAACATGGGCCAAGTCTTTGTAGACACTGGGTATGCTAGTAGGCTTGCAGAGGGTCTCAAG TGTGATGCATCAGATGATGAAATGATGGCCAGTCGCATTCTAGCTTTCTCTTCAAACAGGACTACAATGGATGTAGAGAAGCTCGTTAGCGAACATGCATTGGGAACCAACCTCAATTAT CAAGTGTCCCGACATGCAGCTCAATTTCCCGAGTCAGGGAAAGCGGCCCTCTCTCAGATGGACCAGTTGGCTCTGACTGATACCCTGAAATTGATCTACTTGATTGTCTCACGCAATGCTAAATTGGCTGAAACTTTCTCGCCATCGCTCCCTCTTATGTTCACGATCCTCAGTCGCGCTGATATTCCCGCTAAGCCGTTAGATGAAGTCGTCGGCCAACTAATCAATTGTATTTCGGCACTTGACAATTCAAGGGGGAAGGTCAAGCAGCTAGAAGACAGCATTCTCTTCCCAGCAGCTAATGAAAATGCAATCGCTGACAAATTGATCAAAATTCTGGATAAAACCATGTCTGCCTACAGCCCAGCTGAACTCGAACCGAGGGCAATTCCACTCCTCTACACTCTAGCTGTGATCTGCGAAAGAGCACCAGACGGTCCTCGCGAACACATGAAGCAGCTTCTGTTGCCCGAAAGTGAGGACCGAAGCCAACCGATAGGGCAATCAGACACACTGCCCTCCAAACTGCTGAAAACCACAAAAACGCCATATTCACAGTTGAGAATGCTCATTTTCGAGCTCATGTTCGTCCTTTCTGACAGGGATGCCGAGATGCTTACAAAGAACATCGGGTACGGATATGCCGCTGGATTCCTGGCAACTCGTGGCATAGAAGTTCCCAAGATGGGTGGAGAGGGAGAGTCAGGTGGACTAAACCCTGAGATCAACCCGATTACTGGCCAAAAGTGGTCTGCGGAACCTCAGGATACGGGGCCACCTATGAccagagaagagaaggagagggaggcaGAAAGACTCTTTGTGCTTTTTGAGAG GGCTAGGGCAAATGGGATCTTAAACGTGGAGAATCCTGTCCGGCTGGCGCAACAGGAAGGAAGGTTTGAAGAGCTGTCTGATTCCGATACCGAATAA
- a CDS encoding uncharacterized protein (COG:L;~EggNog:ENOG410Q09C;~InterPro:IPR021109,IPR000477,IPR000953,IPR036397, IPR023780,IPR012337,IPR041373,IPR043502,IPR041588, IPR001584,IPR016197,IPR043128;~PFAM:PF17917,PF09337,PF17919,PF00078,PF00385, PF17921,PF00665;~go_function: GO:0003676 - nucleic acid binding [Evidence IEA];~go_process: GO:0015074 - DNA integration [Evidence IEA]) translates to MILPITLSRHEKELTSYAMLDTGAEGKRFVDKEWAQDHGLKLLPLKRPIRLETFDGQEAESGPITHYVQMHMRINDHQEKRACFLVTQLAHYPVVLGLPWLKIHDPRIGFAEHTVLFDSKYCQEHCNVPTRPAKIRALHDIPRKTRPKHLPARPEGLEHQDIAAISLSACSAYARKNYRMFTVTVKDIEAALNPTPDEEDPTTKLPPEFQDFADVFSPKEAERLPPHRPYDHDIKLQEGKVPPFGPLYPMSREELKALKEWIEENLKKGFIRPSSSPAASPVLFVKKPGGGLRFCVDYRALNAITVKDRYPLPLTKETLNNLKGMKYFTKIDIISAFNNLRIKKGLEYLTAFRTRLGLFESLVMPFGLTGAPASFQRFMNDTLRDYLDVFCTAYLDDILIYSKTREEHIRHVRLVLEKLRDAGLFAKLSKCEFAVPETKFLGIIVGRDGLRMDPDKVKTIVDWETPTCVTDVQAFIGFANFYRRFIKDFSKIITPLVNLTKKGIQFKWDTTCELSFNALKKAFTTAPVLRPFDWNKEVILETDASDYVSAGVLSQYDDNGVLHPVAFFSKKHSATECNYEIYDKELLAIIRCFEEWRPELEGTPSPIKVITDHRNLEYFMTTKLLNRRQARWSEFLSRFNFKIIYRPGKQGAKPDALTRRSEDLPKEGDERLLHQSQTVLKKENLEPAPDNSPVTLNATTRARDHSAESSVENPPRIPAQTRRVRFADETNHDVPEPPQDIKNLLDNAYSVDETVLSILEALDKDATRHPQITLADCQRRGKYLFYRNRLYVPDNGELKAELLRQCHDKPAIGHPGRSKTYELLSREYYWPGMYQYVEQWTQNCHTCRRIKPSREARQGILRPLPVPERSWQDISMDFVTHLPPSRGYDAILVVVDRLTKMKHFIPCKGTCNAEEVARLYAYNVWKLHGLPQTIVSDRGPQFVAQFWKHLTRRLQITNLLSTAYHPETDGQTERTNAVLEQYLRAYVSYLQDDWSEWLPLAEFAANSARSESTHVSPFFANYGFHPRMGFEPVLPTNRPARDAEEFACRMELITEFVRTAITSAQARQEEQANRKRQPARRYQVGQYVWLDSRNIRTLRPQKKLDWKNLGPFRIVEIVNPHAYKLDLPASMRMHPVFNVSLLRPAAGNPVPGQRQEPPPPVEVDGLEEWQVEDILDSRWERRGRGGPRLKYTVKWTGYDDPTEEPAAYLEHAQEVIANYHRRYPHKPGPGLNGARP, encoded by the coding sequence atgattctgcctATAACTCTGTCCCGACATGAGAAGGAACTGACGAGCTACGCCAtgcttgacactggtgcTGAAGGGAAGAGATTTGTTGATAAGGAATGGGCCCAAGACCACGGCCTCAAGTTACTGCCACTGAAAAGACCAATCCGCCTGGAGACTTTCGACGGCCAAGAAGCTGAGAGTGGGCCAATCACCCACTATGTCCAGATGCACATGAGAATCAATGATCACCAAGAGAAAAGAGCTTGTTTTCTGGTCACACAGCTAGCGCATTACCCTGTTGTGTTAGGACTCCCCTGGCTAAAGATCCACGATCCCCGAATCGGTTTCGCTGAACATACCGTCCTGTTTGACAGCAAGtactgccaggaacactgcaaTGTACCCACAAGACCTGCAAAAATACGAGCTTTACATGATATTCCGCGAAAGACCCGCCCAAAGCACCTGCCTGCCCGACCTGAAGGCCTGGAACACCAAGACATTGCTGCTATATCCCTGTCTGCCTGCTCTGCTTATGCGCGGAAGAATTACCGCATGTTTACCGTCACTGTCAAGGATATCGAAGCTGCTCTGAATCCCACACCtgacgaagaagacccaACAACTAAACTGCCACCTGAATTCCAAGACTTTGCTGATGTATTCTCACCCAAGGAGGCTGAGCGCCTGCCGCCCCACCGCCCCTACGACCACGACATCAAGCTGCAGGAGGGGAAAGTGCCCCcatttgggcccttgtaTCCGATGTCCCGGGAAGAATTGAAGGCCCTGAAAGAATGGATTGAGGAAAACCTGAAGAAAGGATTTATTCGAcccagctcatcacctgctgcATCCCCTGTTCTATTTGTCAAAAAGCCAGGAGGAGGTCTTcgattctgtgttgactatcgtgccctgaacgccattactgTGAAAGATCGCTATCCGCTACCgttgaccaaggagaccctgAATAACCTGAAAGGGATGAAATATTTCACGAAGATCGACATAATTTCCGCCTTTAACAACCTGAGAATCAAGAAAGGACTCGAATACTTGACTGCCTTCCGTACACGACTAGGCCTATTTGAATCCCTTGTGATGCCCTTTGGCCTGACTGGCGCACCTGCTTCATTCCAGCGATTCATGAATGACACCCTGCGAGACTACCTGGATGTCTTCTGCACTGCCTATTTGGATGACATCCTGATTTATAGTAAGACCCGTGAGGAGCACATTCGCCACGTCCGCCTGGTTCTTGAGAAATTGCGAGATGCAGGCCTCTTTGCCAAATTGTCCAAGTGTGAATTTGCGGTGCCTGAGACTAAGTTCCTGGGTATTATTGTCGGCCGAGATGGACTACGCATGGATCCTGACAAGGTGAAGACTATTGTTGACTGGGAGACCCCAACTTGTGTGACTGATGTCCAAGCATTCATTGGCTTTGCGAACTTTTACCGGAGGTTTATCAAAGATTTCTCAAAGATTATTACGCCCCTAGTGAACCTGACAAAGAAAGGCATCCAGTTTAAATGGGACACTACCTGCGAACTAAGCTTCAATGCCCTGAAAAAGGCCTTCACTACTGCGCCTGTTCTCAGACCGTTTGACTGGAATAAAGAAGTCATCCTAGAAACTGATGCATCTGACTATGTCTCTGCTGGGGTCCTGTCCCAATATGACGACAATGGTGTCTTGCACCCTgtggccttcttctccaagaaGCACTCAGCAACTGAATGCAATTATGAGATTTATGATAAGGAACTACTGGCTATCATCCGCTGTTTCGAGGAATGGCGCCCTGAGCTGGAAGGAACCCCATCTCCCATCAAAGTTATCACTGATCACCGGAAcctggaatacttcatgacaaCTAAGCTCCTGAACCGCCGACAAGCCCGCTGGTCTGAGTTCCTGTCCCGATttaacttcaagatcatttATCGCCCAGGCAAACAAGGAGCGAAGCCTGACGCCCTGACCAGGAGGTCAGAGGATCTCCCTAAAGAGGGGGATGAGCGCCTGCTacaccaaagccagactgtcctgaagaaagagaaccttGAGCCTGCACCTGACAATTCACCTGTCACCCTGAATGCCACCACTAGAGCCCGAGACCATTCTGCTGAAAGCTCTGTTGAGAACCCACCCAGAATACCTGCTCAAACCAGGAGAGTCAGATTCGCTGATGAGACCAATCATGATGTGCCAGAGCCACcacaagatatcaagaatctGCTGGATAATGCGTATTCCGTTGATGAAACAGTACTGTCAATTCTGGAAGCCCTAGATAAGGACGCCACACGACACCCTCAGATCACCCTAGCTGActgccagagaagaggcaaaTACCTCTTCTATCGAAATCGTCTTTATGTTCCAGATAATGGAGAGCTAAAAGCCGAGCTATTGAGACAATGCCATGACAAGCCAGCCATAGGACACCCTGGCCGATCCAAAACTTATGAGCTCCTGTCCCGGGAATACTACTGGCCTGGAATGTACCAGTATGTTGAACAATGGACCCAGAATTGCCACACATGCCGCCGCATCAAGCCATCCAGAGAAGCCCGTCAAGGCATCCTGCGCCCTCTGCCTGTCCCTGAAAGATCCTGGCAAGATATTAGCATGGACTTCGTCACACATCTACCTCCAAGCCGTGGGTACGATGCGATCCTGGTTGTAGTGGACCGACTGACAAAGATGAAACACTTCATTCCGTGCAAAGGAACCTGCAATGCCGAAGAAGTGGCCCGCCTGTATGCCTACAATGTCTGGAAACTCCATGGCCTGCCGCAAACTATTGTATCAGATCGAGGACCACAATTTGTTGCCCAGTTCTGGAAACACCTGACACGCCGCCTGCAAATCACGAACCTGCtgtcaactgcctaccatcCTGAGACTGACGGCCAGACTGAGAGGACCAATGCCGTTCTGGAACAATATCTCCGCGCCTATGTATCCTACCTACAAGATGACTGGTCTGAATGGCTACCGCTAGCTGAGTTTGCTGCTAACTCTGCTCGCTCTGAGTCTACCCATGTTTCCCCATTTTTCGCGAACTATGGATTTCACCCACGAATGGGATTTGAACCTGTTCTGCCTACCAACCGTCCTGCCAGAGATGCTGAAGAGTTTGCCTGTCGAATGGAATTAATCACTGAGTTTGTTCGTACCGCGATCACATCCGCCCAGGCCCGTCAGGAGGAACAGGCCAATCGGAAGAGGCAGCCTGCCCGTCGCTATCAAGTCGGCCAGTATGTATGGCTAGATTCCCGCAATATCCGGACCCTGCGCCCACAGAAGAAGCTAGATTGGAAGAACCTGGGACCATTCCGCATTGTTGAGATTGTTAACCCGCATGCTTATAAGCTCGACCTGCCTGCTAGTATGAGGATGCATCCTGTGTTCAACGTTAGCTTGCTCCGCCCTGCTGCTGGAAACCCTGTCCCAGGCCAGAGACAAGAACCGCCGCCACCTGTTGAAGTGGATGGACTTGAAGAATGGCAAGTTGAGGATATCTTGGATTCCCGCTGGGAAAGGAGAGGTCGCGGGGGACCTCGTCTGAAGTATACAGTCAAATGGACCGGATATGATGACCCTACTGAAGAGCCGGCCGCATATCTGGAACACGCTCAGGAAGTCATCGCGAACTACCACCGCCGGTATCCCCATAAGCCTGGGCCTGGCCTCAACGGAGCTCggccttga
- a CDS encoding alpha/beta hydrolase family protein (COG:S;~EggNog:ENOG410PPIM;~InterPro:IPR005065,IPR041127,IPR029058;~SECRETED:SignalP(1-17);~go_function: GO:0003847 - 1-alkyl-2-acetylglycerophosphocholine esterase activity [Evidence IEA];~go_process: GO:0016042 - lipid catabolic process [Evidence IEA]) yields MPLIALLLCILFHVVHSKILLPGPSGPCQVHIKSTELVDTSRVDPYSPKHDVRAIMVSTFAPIHCGEVHYMPYIPPRIFPEASRRMKLPNSTLNIFELPSFAPSEDHHNDTQKYPVILFSPGMGSSRLIYANILEEVASAGFLVISIDHPHDAAAVEFPDGHVISMNPNIPHNVPLALETRVGDVIFTLNQLQRNIQSILPSSFSRKLYLDNVAVVGHSEGGATAAATMFNDTRFAGGINLDGSLFGPVVQKGLDRPLINIGDPHLAKEQHWAWDVIWSRLRGFKLQLRINDIKHLGFTDLPLVFDSAPNAKALRNESAEHLGSLPGLGTLPGLRVRAILAEYITAACGFFVTGKKSDLLNGPSPLYPEVVYVRQ; encoded by the coding sequence ATGCCTCTCATTGCACTTCTCCTCTGCATCCTCTTCCATGTCGTTCACTCCAAAATCCTTCTGCCTGGACCCTCCGGACCCTGCCAGGTACACATCAAATCAACGGAACTAGTCGATACCTCGCGGGTCGACCCTTACAGTCCCAAGCACGATGTCCGAGCTATCATGGTTAGCACATTCGCGCCCATCCACTGCGGCGAGGTGCACTACATGCCCTACATACCCCCGCGAATCTTCCCAGAAGCCAGCCGAAGAATGAAGCTCCCAAATAGCACCCTGAACATCTTCGAGCTGCCCTCATTTGCGCCCTCTGAGGACCATCACAACGACACTCAAAAATATCCCGTCATCCTGTTCTCGCCAGGGATGGGCAGCTCTCGACTCATCTACGCCAACATCCTCGAAGAAGTCGCTAGTGCGGGCTTTCTGGTTATCTCCATTGACCACCCACACGATGCCGCTGCTGTTGAATTCCCGGATGGACATGTCATCTCCATGAACCCAAATATACCACACAACGTTCCATTAGCCCTGGAGACTCGCGTTGGTGACGTCATTTTCACCCTGAACCAACTTCAACGCAACATCCAATCCATATTACCCTCATCTTTCTCCAGAAAGCTATACTTGGATAATGTAGCCGTCGTCGGCCACTCAGAAGGCGGCGCAACCGCCGCAGCCACAATGTTCAACGACACCCGTTTTGCAGGAGGCATCAATCTCGACGGCAGTCTATTTGGTCCCGTCGTGCAAAAAGGACTCGACCGCCCATTAATCAATATCGGTGATCCACATCTGGCAAAGGAACAGCATTGGGCTTGGGATGTGATCTGGTCGCGTCTGCGTGGCTTCAAGCTTCAATTGCGGATCAATGATATCAAGCATCTGGGCTTTACTGATCTGCCGCTGGTGTTTGATAGTGCTCCGAATGCGAAGGCGCTTCGTAATGAGAGTGCGGAGCATTTGGGGTCTTTGCCTGGTTTGGGCACGCTGCCTGGGTTAAGGGTTAGGGCGATTCTGGCGGAGTATATCACGGCTGCTTGTGGGTTTTTTGTCACGGGGAAGAAATCTGACCTGTTAAATGGGCCGTCTCCATTGTATCCGGAGGTTGTATACGTGAGGCAATAG
- a CDS encoding uncharacterized protein (COG:Q;~EggNog:ENOG410PMFX;~InterPro:IPR002347,IPR036291;~PFAM:PF00106,PF13460,PF13561,PF08659,PF01370;~go_process: GO:0055114 - oxidation-reduction process [Evidence IEA]) encodes MARIFITGSSDGIGQAAARILADRGHSVVLHARNTDRAAATHRAVPKAEAVLVGDLRSIAETKKLAQEAKGPFDAIIHNAGIGYGSTSSREITADRLSAVFSVNTLAPYILTCLMERPTSRLLFMSSDSHYGGDESLRNVTQSHSYSDSKLHDTMLANAFARRWGEEIQVVSMHPGWVRTKMGGSMAPGGMDKPARALADWAVGQGKLAGLRSGAFFTTSGEDSAHPGAGNVNKQEELLRICREVSGVGVPGE; translated from the coding sequence ATGGCACGCATCTTCATAACTGGCTCCAGTGATGGCATCGGCCAAGCCGCCGCCCGCATCCTCGCAGACCGAGGCCACTCTGTCGTACTACACGCGAGAAACACAGACCGCGCCGCCGCAACCCACCGCGCAGTCCCCAAAGCCGAAGCCGTCCTAGTAGGCGACCTGCGCTCAATCGCCGAGACAAAGAAACTAGCCCAAGAAGCCAAAGGGCCGTTTGACGCGATCATACACAATGCGGGGATTGGCTATGGGTCTACGTCTAGTCGGGAGATCACTGCTGATAGACTGTCTGCTGTGTTCTCTGTTAACACACTCGCGCCGTATATCCTCACTTGTTTAATGGAGAGGCCAACGTCGCGGTTGCTGTTTATGAGTTCGGATAGTCACTACGGCGGCGATGAGAGTTTGAGGAATGTGACGCAGAGCCATTCGTACAGTGACAGTAAATTGCATGATACTATGCTGGCCAATGCGTTTGCGAGGCGGTGGGGGGAGGAAATTCAGGTTGTGAGCATGCATCCCGGTTGGGTGCGGACTAAGATGGGAGGTTCGATGGCTCCGGGGGGAATGGATAAGCCGGCGAGGGCGTTGGCGGATTGGGCTGTTGGACAGGGGAAATTGGCTGGTTTGAGGAGTGGGGCGTTTTTTACTACGAGTGGAGAGGATTcggcgcatccgggggctGGGAATGTGAATAAGCAGGAGGAGTTATTGAGGATTTGCAGGGAGGTTTCTGGGGTGGGTGTTCCAGGTGAATAG
- a CDS encoding polysaccharide biosynthesis domain-containing protein (BUSCO:EOG0926506Z;~COG:S;~EggNog:ENOG410PN7W;~InterPro:IPR023139,IPR008476,IPR021148;~PFAM:PF04669), protein MSKPFNPEEAQNLEDMEKQFAVKAVEHLMTYWAILEKVPGSKLRLTKMDDEIYAHFKEEFPDFDPAATLIEDEMKSKAGKEKWRNWMMKYEKTIHDFNFGTIIRTNPKYEYDQDTTIFGKILFLWIPDRGGVLGELTWVDKGVRMQFYAIEIARNRAGLNDWIYEKAQKSSS, encoded by the exons ATGTCGAAGCCATTTAACCCGGAGGAGGCGCAGAACTTGGAGGAT ATGGAGAAGCAATTCGCGGTCAAGG CCGTCGAACACCTCATGACGTACTGGGCCATCCTCGAAAAGGTCCCCGGCTCGAAGCTCCGGTTGACTAAGATGGACGACGAGATCTACGCGCACTTCAAGGAAGAATTCCCCGACTTCGACCCAGCGGCGACGCTCATCGAGGATGAGATGAAGAGCAAGGCCGGCAAGGAGAAGTGGCGCAACTGGATGATGAAGTATGAGAAGACAATTCACGACTTCAACTTTGGCACGATTATCCGAACGAACCCCAAGTACGAGTACGATCAGGATACTACTATTTTCGGTAAGATATTGTTCTTATGGATTCCTGACAGAGGGGGGGTATTAGGTGAGCTGACATGGGTGGATAAAGGTGTTCGTATGCAGTTCTACGCTATTGAGATTGCGAG AAACCGCGCTGGCCTAAACGACTGGATCTACGAGAAGGCGCAGAAGTCTAGCTCGTAA
- the RIB7_1 gene encoding RibD family protein (COG:H;~EggNog:ENOG410PMP3;~InterPro:IPR002734,IPR024072;~PFAM:PF01872;~go_function: GO:0008703 - 5-amino-6-(5-phosphoribosylamino)uracil reductase activity [Evidence IEA];~go_process: GO:0009231 - riboflavin biosynthetic process [Evidence IEA];~go_process: GO:0055114 - oxidation-reduction process [Evidence IEA]) — protein MSKDVLVFPESERPFLEPYLLPHNAEIKNSNLPFVTLTFATSLDSSLSIAPGARTVLSGPQSKAMTHYLRSRHDAILIGVGTAVADNPGLNCRIQGVGGYGGGDNLQGQPRPIIIDPTARWDFTEEAQILQLTRNGCGRAPYILTRNPSPPAEQRQILEEHGGKFITLDITTPETGHDLDWTAVLETLKKEGLNSVMIEGGSGVINTLLEPSFQPLIDSVIITIAPTWLGQGGVVVSPKRRFDAAGNAVPASRLANVKWHPFGEDVVLCGRIKS, from the coding sequence CCAAAGATGTGTTGGTTTTTCCCGAGTCGGAGCGGCCGTTCTTAGAGCCTTACCTCCTGCCACACAATGCCGAGATCAAGAATTCCAACTTGCCCTTTGTGACTCTTACCTTTGCTACATCACTGGACTCGTCTCTCAGCATTGCGCCCGGAGCTCGGACCGTTCTTTCAGGCCCCCAGTCTAAGGCCATGACGCATTACCTCCGATCTCGCCATGACGCTATCTTGATCGGAGTGGGCACAGCTGTGGCAGATAACCCCGGCTTGAACTGTCGAATTCAAGGCGTTGGGGGGTATGGTGGCGGCGACAACCTTCAGGGACAGCCCAGACCCATCATCATTGACCCCACAGCTCGATGGGACTTCACGGAGGAGGCCCAGATTCTTCAACTTACTAGGAATGGCTGCGGACGTGCTCCCTATATATTGACGCGGAACCCATCACCTCCTGCCGAGCAAAGACAGATTCTCGAGGAACATGGTGGGAAGTTCATTACACTCGATATCACTACACCCGAAACTGGCCATGATCTCGATTGGACCGCCGTGTTGGAGACCTTGAAGAAGGAAGGCCTCAACAGTGTTATGATTGAAGGTGGCAGTGGTGTGATCAATACCCTACTGGAGCCGTCGTTCCAGCCGTTGATTGACAGTGTGATCATTACCATTGCCCCAACATGGCTGGGCCAGGGTGGAGTGGTCGTGTCGCCGAAACGACGATTTGATGCAGCTGGTAATGCAGTTCCAGCCTCACGGCTTGCCAATGTGAAATGGCACCCATTTGGTGAAGATGTGGTGCTCTGTGGGAGGATCAAATCTTGA